GCCGTGTTCGTCCAGCCGGCGCTGGAGGGTCCGGGTGCTGATGGCCAGGCGGCGCGCCACCGCGGACAGCGTCGGTGTGGCTTCGGCGTAGGCGGAGGCCAGGGCGGTGCGGAAGAGGTCCAGCCAGTCGTGCAGCGGGATCGAGGTGGCGAGGGTCTGCTCGGCGTGCCGTCGCAGCACGGCCGACAGCCCCGGCTGGATGTACGGGCTCGGGGAGCGGAGGTCCGAGGCGAGGAAGGTGATCGAGGCGTCCGGGGCTTCGAACTCGATGCTGCGGGTGCCGTACAGCTCGACGAGGTCCTGGTGCCGGCGGGGTGCCTTCGCGGTCAGGGACACGCGTACGGGTATGAGGCGGCGCCCGGCGGCTTCGCTGAGGCGGCGCTGGTACAGGCCCATGGCGAAGCCGCGGATGGCGTTGGCCGCCTCATGGGTCAGGTCGGCCCGGTTGACGTGGGAGACGGTGACCTGGGCGCCGTCCTCGGTGACCCGCAGGGCGTCGGTGCCGGTGTCGGCGACGGCGGCGAAGTACGCCGAGGCGTCCCGGATCCCTTCGAGCGGTGTGGGCGCGGAGGTGATCAGGTAGTCCCAGATGCCCAGGCTGCCGATGCCCGACGTCTGTGTCAGCGCCACGGACAGATCGGCCCAGGGGAAATGGGTGGTCGTCAGTTCCGCGATGCGCAGGCCGGTGGCGGAGGGGGTCCGGCACAGGTCGTCGTTGAGGTGCTCGGGGGCCACGCCCAACAGGTGGGTGTATCCGTGCGGGGGTACGCCGAGCAGACGTGCGGCATTGATGCTCAGGCGGACGAGGGCGGAGGACGTCGTCCCCTGATGTGCGTGCGTGACCACGGGGGCTGAGCATAGACCAGCACGAAATGCCAGGTGAACGCGGGAACCCGGGGCCTGATGCCCCCATCGTGGCGCGGGGAGTCCCCCGGTGGCGCGAGGGGTCCCCTTGCTGGCGCGTGCTGCCCCGGGGCAGGTGCTCTTTCCGGCCATAACGTGGTGACCTCCGACGCGGAGCACGGGAGGTCCCGGCCGGATCGGGGCTCCCCCACGGGGGTGGGGGGCCGGGATCCGCTGCCGAGGGGCAGTCACCTCCCTTGCTCCGCGCGGGACGGCCACGGGAGGATCAGCCCTACGCGCCCTACGCGTCCTGCGCGCCCACGGAGCCATCGGCTCCGGCCCGGGCGCTGTCGGGCACCCAGGAGCCGTGCAGACCGGCACTCACCCGGTGGGGCAGGTGGACGGTGGCGATCCGGTCGAGGCCCGACGCGTCGAGGACCACCAGCTGCGAGGCGTCCTGCTTGAGGTCCGAGACGACGGTGAGCAGATAGCCGTCGTCCTCGCGGGTGGCTCCGGCCGCGGGGACGAAGAGGGCTTCGCCCGGCATGCGGGCGTCGCCGACCTGGTGGATGCGGCGGGCGCCGGTGGTGCGGTCGTACTTGACGATGCCGTAGCCGCCGAAACCCTTCTCGTCGGGGAAGGAGACGGCGTAGTGGTAGCGGTTCTCGGCGCCCAGGTACCGCTCGTTGAGGGTCGGGAACTCCACCGGCAGGTCGTCGACGATCCGTTCGTCGACGCAGCCCGCCGTCATGTCGACCACCCAGCGGCGGGTGTAGGAGCGGGAGACGGGCTCGGTGCCGCGCCCGGGGGCGCCGGTCCACCAGTTCCAGGAGAGCCGGAAGCCCTCGCGGTCCACGGTGGGGCCCTCCAGGACGATGCGGCCCAGGCCGTCCTCGTAGGCGTTGGCGACGTGCAGCATGTTGCCCGGTTCGATGGAGAACCAGCGGACCTCCCGGGCTTCACCGTTTCCGTTGGCGCCGCGGGGCATGACACCGATGCGGGCGGGGTGCGGGTCGCTCCAGCCGTAGGGGATGCCCGAGTGCTCGGCGGGATCGAAGGTGACGTTGCCCTCGATGAACACCACGTGGTGGCGGGTGAGGGCGAAGTCGTGCTTGAGCGAGGCGGTCGCCCCCGGCACCTCGGCGGTGTGGATGATCTCGCCCTTGGCGTCGGCGACGTAATGCACCAGGAAGGGCGGGAAGGGTGACGACCCGAAGAAATGGAGTTCGCCCGTCACCGGGTCCTCCTTGGGGTGGGCGGTCATCGCCGTGCGCAGCTTGCCGCCGAAGTCGTACGCGCCGACCGTGTCCAGTTCCGCGGTGAGTTCGAAGGGGAGGTTGGCCTCGCACAGCGCGAGCAGCCGACCGCCGTGCTCGATGATGTGGGTGCCCGCGGCGCTGGCCGTCAGGTCCGGCCCCTTCTCCGTCATGTACGGGGCACCCTCCAGCGCGGGGGTGTGCACCCAGCGGTTGCGGTACCACTCGGCGCGGCCTTCGCGCAGCCGGATGCCGTGGACCATGCCGCTGCCCTTGAACCAGTGGGTGGGGGTGACCCCGGGCTTGGGGTTGTGGCCGTTGCGGAACAACCGGCCGGTCAGCTCGGTGGGCAGGGTGCCCTCGACCGTGAGGCCGGTGGCGGTGACCTCGTTGACGACGGGGGTGAAATGGCCGGTCAGGTAGGGCTTGTCGGCGGTCATGAGGGGTTGCTCCTTCGTGTGCGGTGCAGGAGGTTCATGACGCACAGCCTCGGGCGGGGCGCTGTCCACTATCCAGACCCGGCGGGGGCGGTCACTGTCCACTCCTGTCCGCACCTGTCCACCGGGTGCCGCTGCCGCCTACCGCAGCTCCTCCTGCCACAAGGCCGCGCACAGCAGGTCCAGGCCCTGGCGCAGGTGGCGCCGGTAGGTGCCGTACGGCAGGCCCAGGCGCCGGGCGGCGGCTTCCTGGGTGGGGGCGCCGGAGAAGTACCCCGCCGTCAGCGCCTCGCGGGCCCGCACCGCGCGCGGGTCGTCGGCCAGCTCGTCGACGGCCCGGCGCAGCAGGGCGCGCGACTCCTCGACGGCATCGGTGAAGTCGGCCGCGAGACGGGTGCGCAGCAGGGCGCAGACGGCGAAGGCGCCGGGGTCGCGCCAGTGCGCGAGCGCCTCGCGCACGGCCTGGTCGAACGCGGTGCGCGAGATGGCTGACGGGCCGGGCGGTGCGGCGACGGGGGTGTCGGTGGCCGATATGAAGCTCTGGATCCACGCCTCCACGGGTATGCCCCGCCAGTCGACGCCGAACACCCCGTAGGTGTACGCGCCGACCCGCGGGCGCGCCCCGGTGTCCTCCAGCGTGCCCTTGACGCGGGCGGCCCAGGTCTCGGCGTCCCGGAAGACGGCGAATCCGTAGGCGCGGCCCCGGGCGCGGGCCGCCTCCGCCTGGGCGCGGGAGCTGCTCAAGTCGATGACGCGCGAGGGGACTTGGTACCGCTCGGGGTAGACGGAGAAGCGGCTGACGCCGATGTGCTCGCCGGGGCTCACCGGCGCGGTGGCCTCCGTGTGGTGCCACGCGGCGGCGATGACGGGGTCGGTGGCCAGATCCCGGGGATCGGGCGGAGCGGGCAGGACCAGCCGGGCGGTGAACGCCACGATCCGGCCCGTGCTGACGAGGCGGTAGACGCTGAAGGCCTGCGGCTGCCTCTCGGCCCAGTAGCGGACCAGCTCGGCGGAGGCGGCCCCTTCGGTCTCCTCGGCCATGCGCAGCAGGACGTCCAGGTCGTCCGGGTGCAGGGCGCGGTCGTGCACCTCGTCCTCGCGGGACCAGGTGCGCAGCCGGGCCAGGGTCTTCCCCTCGCGGAAGAGGTAGAAGAGTTCGTCGGTGACGGTCCACACCCGTTCCTCGGGTGCCTCGCGCAGGAGGCGCAGGTATTCGTCCGCGAGGCGTCGGCGCATCGCCTCGAAGGCGTTGGGCGCCCGCCAGCGCAGGTCCGCGGCCAGCGTCTCGCGCGCGGCGTCGTGCGGGTGGAGCCCCCGCCGGGTGGACTCCATGAAGGGCAGCTCCCGCAGCCAGGAGAAGAGCAGGTGGGCGTCCTCCTCCGGCAGCACCGAGGCGAGCAGTTCCTCGGACGTCGAGTGGGCCTGCGCCGCCACCTCCAGGGCGCGCCGGTGGGCGGCGGTGGGCACCTCGCCGATCAGCCCCGCCAGCAAGGTGCGCAGGACGTCGGCGGAGGGGGCCCAGATGTCCTCCCGGCCGCAGCCCGCCGATCCCGCGGCGGCGGCGAGGGACAGGGCCAGCGGGTTGCCTCCGGCGAAGCGGAGTACGGGGTCGCGCAGTTCGGGCCGGATCCGGGCGGCGGCGAGC
This is a stretch of genomic DNA from Streptomyces sp. NBC_00536. It encodes these proteins:
- a CDS encoding helix-turn-helix domain-containing protein, with amino-acid sequence MVTHAHQGTTSSALVRLSINAARLLGVPPHGYTHLLGVAPEHLNDDLCRTPSATGLRIAELTTTHFPWADLSVALTQTSGIGSLGIWDYLITSAPTPLEGIRDASAYFAAVADTGTDALRVTEDGAQVTVSHVNRADLTHEAANAIRGFAMGLYQRRLSEAAGRRLIPVRVSLTAKAPRRHQDLVELYGTRSIEFEAPDASITFLASDLRSPSPYIQPGLSAVLRRHAEQTLATSIPLHDWLDLFRTALASAYAEATPTLSAVARRLAISTRTLQRRLDEHGTAWSDEVETVRRTHITQLLHGTDLSIDSIAVRSGYADARALRRAVHRWYGTTPAALRRAGHAPAVSPLIMRSRSRSKTA
- a CDS encoding carotenoid oxygenase family protein, giving the protein MTADKPYLTGHFTPVVNEVTATGLTVEGTLPTELTGRLFRNGHNPKPGVTPTHWFKGSGMVHGIRLREGRAEWYRNRWVHTPALEGAPYMTEKGPDLTASAAGTHIIEHGGRLLALCEANLPFELTAELDTVGAYDFGGKLRTAMTAHPKEDPVTGELHFFGSSPFPPFLVHYVADAKGEIIHTAEVPGATASLKHDFALTRHHVVFIEGNVTFDPAEHSGIPYGWSDPHPARIGVMPRGANGNGEAREVRWFSIEPGNMLHVANAYEDGLGRIVLEGPTVDREGFRLSWNWWTGAPGRGTEPVSRSYTRRWVVDMTAGCVDERIVDDLPVEFPTLNERYLGAENRYHYAVSFPDEKGFGGYGIVKYDRTTGARRIHQVGDARMPGEALFVPAAGATREDDGYLLTVVSDLKQDASQLVVLDASGLDRIATVHLPHRVSAGLHGSWVPDSARAGADGSVGAQDA
- a CDS encoding AAA family ATPase, producing the protein MVSVGERLSRARVRAFIGRDEELGHFEHALTGDPHAPFAFYVHGPGGIGKSTLLRRLADRARAADRPLLELDGRFVDRDPADFERAAGPFLRDPGTVLLVDSFEHCQWLESRLWHHFLPRAADGALVVLAGRRAPQPQWAADPAWSGLLHMTELEPFSEDQARSLLAAARIRPELRDPVLRFAGGNPLALSLAAAAGSAGCGREDIWAPSADVLRTLLAGLIGEVPTAAHRRALEVAAQAHSTSEELLASVLPEEDAHLLFSWLRELPFMESTRRGLHPHDAARETLAADLRWRAPNAFEAMRRRLADEYLRLLREAPEERVWTVTDELFYLFREGKTLARLRTWSREDEVHDRALHPDDLDVLLRMAEETEGAASAELVRYWAERQPQAFSVYRLVSTGRIVAFTARLVLPAPPDPRDLATDPVIAAAWHHTEATAPVSPGEHIGVSRFSVYPERYQVPSRVIDLSSSRAQAEAARARGRAYGFAVFRDAETWAARVKGTLEDTGARPRVGAYTYGVFGVDWRGIPVEAWIQSFISATDTPVAAPPGPSAISRTAFDQAVREALAHWRDPGAFAVCALLRTRLAADFTDAVEESRALLRRAVDELADDPRAVRAREALTAGYFSGAPTQEAAARRLGLPYGTYRRHLRQGLDLLCAALWQEELR